A single genomic interval of Juglans regia cultivar Chandler chromosome 1, Walnut 2.0, whole genome shotgun sequence harbors:
- the LOC108986766 gene encoding transcription factor bHLH68-like, which translates to MNRGVLQSSPVQQMMAGNPNWWNINSMRPPTQPSSPFLPIPNCFPQYAPTSSSSLSLPIHSWHDSQELPESWSQLLLGGLVDEDKLSMNPFQPRRLENWEDPSLLSQAPNVSAVNVKQEHSASSYAYGHGSEEFQAAKPTWSQVMPTSSPKSCVTSFSSNMLDFSSNKTDGRHPPPDRSSECNSTATGGALKKARVQPSSAQSTFKVRKEKLGDRITTLHQLVSPFGKTDTASVLLEAIGYIRFLQSQIEALSLPYLGSGSGNMRQQQAVQGERNCIFPEDPGQLLNDNCIKAGKGAPHEQDSHEEAKKDLKSRGLCLVPVSCTLQVGSDNGADYWAPALGGGFR; encoded by the exons ATGAATAGAGGTGTTTTGCAGAGCTCACCGGTGCAACAAATGATGGCCGGAAACCCTAACTGGTGGAATATCAATAGCATGCGCCCACCGACACAACCATCTTCTCCTTTCTTGCCTATTCCAAATTGTTTCCCTCAATATGCacccacttcttcttcttctttgtcacTTCCCATTCATTCGTGGCATGATAGCCAGGAGCTTCCAGAGTCATGGAGCCAACTACTCCT gggTGGATTGGTGGACGAAGATAAGCTTAGTATGAACCCGTTTCAGCCTAGGAGGTTAGAGAATTGGGAGGACCCCAGCTTACTAAGTCAAGCTCCAAACGTTTCTGCTGTTAATGTCAAGCAAGAACACTCTGCAAGCAGCTATGCATATGGACATGGAAGTGAGGAATTTCAAGCAGCAAAACCTACGTGGTCTCAAGTAATGCCTACTTCATCTCCAAAGTCTTGTGTGACAAGTTTCAGCAGTAACATGTTGGATTTCTCTAGCAACAAGACAGATGGGAGGCACCCACCACCCGATCGATCTTCTGAG TGTAACAGCACTGCAACTGGTGGGGCACTTAAGAAAGCTAGGGTTCAACCTTCTTCAGCCCAAAGTACATTCAAG GTGAGGAAGGAGAAGCTAGGTGACAGAATTACAACTCTCCACCAGCTGGTATCTCCATTTGGGAAG ACTGACACAGCCTCTGTGTTGTTAGAAGCTATTGGGTACATCAGATTCCTTCAGAGTCAAATTGAG GCCCTCAGCCTACCTTACTTGGGCAGTGGATCAGGAAACATGAGGCAGCAACAAGCA GTTCAAGGAGAGAGGAATTGCATATTTCCTGAAGACCCTGGTCAG CTACTGAATGACAACTGTATCAAGGCCGGGAAAGGAGCACCTCATGAGCAG GATTCTCATGAAGAGGCAAAGAAAGACCTGAAGAGTCGAGGGTTGTGTCTGGTTCCAGTTTCATGCACATTGCAAGTCGGGAGTGACAATGGAGCAGATTATTGGGCTCCGGCTCTCGGCGGGGGCTTCCGGTAG